Proteins co-encoded in one Spirochaetota bacterium genomic window:
- a CDS encoding FmdB family zinc ribbon protein yields MPTYEYVCTSCNDKFEIFQSIKDEPVKTCSKCGGEVRRLIGSGAGIIFKGSGFYVTDYKNNGNGKTAKSTSTEPACATCESGSCGADLD; encoded by the coding sequence ATGCCTACCTATGAATATGTATGTACCTCTTGTAATGATAAATTTGAAATATTTCAGTCTATAAAAGATGAACCAGTAAAAACCTGTTCAAAATGTGGGGGAGAAGTTAGGCGTTTAATTGGTTCTGGTGCAGGAATTATCTTTAAAGGCTCAGGTTTTTATGTAACTGATTATAAAAATAATGGCAATGGCAAAACTGCTAAATCAACTTCTACAGAGCCAGCATGTGCAACCTGTGAATCAGGGTCATGCGGAGCAGATTTGGATTAA